TCGGAGATCGCCAGACCGGCGGCGTCGTCCTTGGCGCTGTTGATGCGCGAACCGGAGGACAGGCGCTGGATGGTGGTAGCCAGCGAGCTGCCGCTGGTGCTCAGGTTACGCTGAGCATTCAACGACATCGTATTGGTGTTGATGACTTGTGCCATGAGGAGAGGTCCTTGAGCGGTTGCACGTGAGTTGGGTTAGACGCCCCCGACGTGCCCCGGGGGCGGCTCATGTCAGCGCTGCAACAGGCTGAGCACGTTCTGCGGTACCTGGTTGGCCTGGGCCAGCATGGCCGTACCGGCCTGCTGCAGGATCTGGGTGCGGGTCAGTTCGGCGGTTTCCTTGGCGAAGTCGGTATCGCGGATGCGGCTGCGCGACGCGGACAGGTTCTCCGAGGAGGTCTGCAGGTTGGCCACCACCGAGGTGAAGCGGTTCTGGATCGCGCCGAGGTCGGCGCGGACGCTGTTGACCGATTCCAGAGCCTTGTCGACGATCGACATCGCCTTCTGTGCGCCTTCGGCGGTGGTGACGTTCAGGTCCTTGACGAAGCTGGCTGCTGCACCGGTCAGGGTGCCGCCGTTGGTGCTGGTCTCGGTCAGGCCCAGGCCGGCGATGGTTGCGGCGGTGGCACCGGCCGGCGGGGTCGCCGCGCTGACGCCCAGGGCGAAGGTCTGGCCATCCTTGACCGAAGCCAGGCTGACGACACCGGCATTGACCGAGGCAACCACGCCGGTTTCACCCAGCTTGTTGTTGATCGCCGCAGCGGTGGCCGAGGTGATCGATTCGCCGGCCTTCACGGTGAAGTCGCTGATGGTCACCGTGGTGGCGGTGCCGCCCGGCGGGGTCACCGAGACCTGCAGGCCGGAGTAGGTGGTGTCGGCGGTGGCCTTGTCGGCGGCTGCCAGGCTGGTGCCGGTGTAGCCGTTGGCGAAGGTGGCCGCGCCCAGCGAATCGGCCTTGGCGTTGACCACGCTGTTGATGGCGATGGCCTGGCCGGCGTTGG
The sequence above is a segment of the Stenotrophomonas maltophilia genome. Coding sequences within it:
- a CDS encoding flagellin, producing the protein MAQVINTNTMSLNAQRNLSTSGSSLATTIQRLSSGLRINSAKDDAAGLAISERFTTQIRGLDVAIRNANDGISLAQVAEGSLNEVGNNLQRIRELGVQASNATNSASDRKALQAEVTQLVSEIDRVAKQADFNGTKLLDGSFTSQLFQVGANAGQAIAINSVVNAKADSLGAATFANGYTGTSLAAADKATADTTYSGLQVSVTPPGGTATTVTISDFTVKAGESITSATAAAINNKLGETGVVASVNAGVVSLASVKDGQTFALGVSAATPPAGATAATIAGLGLTETSTNGGTLTGAAASFVKDLNVTTAEGAQKAMSIVDKALESVNSVRADLGAIQNRFTSVVANLQTSSENLSASRSRIRDTDFAKETAELTRTQILQQAGTAMLAQANQVPQNVLSLLQR